In Calothrix sp. PCC 7507, one DNA window encodes the following:
- the pheS gene encoding phenylalanine--tRNA ligase subunit alpha produces the protein MTNNLEAQLLALRQEGEQAIAAADTLERLEELRVSYLGKKGQLGVLLRSMGSLSAEERPIIGAIANTVKESLQTNLDQQRTALETAQIHLQLEAETLDVTMPGIYRPQGRIHPLNGIIDRALDVFVGMGYTVAEGLEMETDYYNFEALNTPPDHPARDMQDTFYLPDGNLLRTHTSSVQIRYMEKEEPPIRVVAPGRVYRRDNVDATHSAVFHQIELLAIDEGLTFTDLKGTIKVFLQAIFGDLPIRFRASYFPFTEPSAEVDLQWNGRWLEVMGCGMVDPNVLKAVGYDPEIYTGFAAGFGVERFAMVLHQIDDIRRLYASDLRFLQQF, from the coding sequence ATGACTAACAATTTAGAGGCTCAACTTTTAGCACTGCGGCAAGAAGGAGAACAAGCGATCGCTGCTGCTGACACCCTAGAACGTCTAGAAGAACTCAGAGTTAGCTATCTGGGTAAAAAAGGACAACTAGGGGTGTTGTTGCGGAGTATGGGCAGTCTGAGTGCAGAGGAACGCCCAATAATTGGGGCGATCGCCAATACTGTTAAAGAATCCCTGCAAACTAATTTAGACCAGCAGCGTACAGCCCTGGAAACTGCTCAAATTCATCTCCAGCTAGAGGCGGAAACTCTGGATGTGACAATGCCAGGAATTTATCGTCCCCAGGGTCGCATCCATCCCCTGAATGGCATTATTGACCGGGCGTTGGATGTCTTTGTCGGCATGGGTTATACCGTGGCTGAAGGGCTAGAAATGGAAACAGATTACTACAATTTTGAGGCTCTGAATACTCCGCCCGATCACCCCGCCCGTGATATGCAAGATACCTTCTACCTCCCAGATGGTAATCTACTGCGGACTCACACCTCATCAGTCCAAATTCGCTACATGGAAAAAGAAGAACCACCCATCCGGGTTGTGGCTCCAGGGCGCGTCTATCGGCGAGATAATGTAGACGCGACGCACTCGGCAGTTTTCCATCAAATAGAACTCTTAGCCATTGATGAGGGACTGACTTTTACAGACCTCAAAGGCACAATTAAGGTATTTTTACAAGCAATTTTTGGCGATCTACCAATTCGCTTCCGCGCCAGTTATTTCCCATTCACTGAACCCTCGGCTGAGGTAGATTTACAGTGGAATGGTCGCTGGCTGGAAGTTATGGGCTGCGGTATGGTCGATCCGAATGTGCTTAAAGCTGTGGGTTATGATCCAGAAATTTATACCGGATTTGCCGCTGGCTTTGGTGTAGAACGCTTTGCGATGGTGTTACACCAAATTGATGATATTCGTCGTTTATATGCTAGTGATTTGCGGTTTTTACAGCAATTTTAG
- a CDS encoding Uma2 family endonuclease: protein MTAITDKQLTLEEYLKYDDRTDSQYELVAGELVAMPPESPKNIQISLFLLVNFLKFVPVNRLSNKAEIVVAGSRATTRVPDLVVLTDELATALQGATRSTITLDMPPPALVVEAVSPGKANEDRDYRYKRSEYAARGIVEYWIVDPQKNRVTVLILVDGFYEETRFTGNTAIASTIFPELQLTAEQVLNAGES from the coding sequence ATGACCGCAATTACTGACAAGCAACTGACCCTTGAGGAATATTTGAAGTATGACGATCGCACGGATAGCCAGTATGAATTGGTGGCAGGAGAGTTAGTTGCAATGCCACCTGAAAGCCCAAAAAATATCCAAATATCCCTCTTTTTACTCGTAAATTTCCTTAAGTTCGTTCCCGTCAATCGATTAAGTAACAAAGCTGAAATTGTCGTTGCTGGTTCTCGTGCAACAACTCGCGTTCCTGATTTAGTTGTGCTGACGGATGAACTGGCAACAGCTTTACAAGGTGCAACACGATCTACAATTACTCTGGATATGCCACCTCCAGCATTAGTTGTGGAAGCTGTTTCTCCTGGCAAAGCTAATGAAGATCGGGACTATCGCTACAAACGTTCCGAGTATGCAGCCAGGGGAATTGTTGAATATTGGATTGTTGATCCCCAAAAGAACAGAGTTACTGTACTGATATTAGTTGATGGGTTTTATGAAGAAACTAGATTTACCGGAAATACAGCGATCGCTTCTACTATTTTCCCAGAATTACAGCTAACCGCAGAGCAAGTACTTAATGCCGGAGAAAGCTAG